Proteins encoded within one genomic window of Pectobacterium araliae:
- the yigB gene encoding 5-amino-6-(5-phospho-D-ribitylamino)uracil phosphatase YigB, whose product MHFYRSLGPIRAITFDLDDTLYDNADVIRRTGQESILFLQQYHPALHDFQADDFQNLRQTLLEREPDIYHDVTEWRRRAAELAMLERGLSAAEAKDGAKAAMENFAHWRSQITITEETHQTLAALAEKVPLAAITNGNAEPQRFGLDRYFSFILRAGPHGRAKPFDDMYHLAAQKLNLPVHEILHVGDDLTTDVAGSIRCGMQACWINLREGSLTQIGDARLLPHIEISRLASLSALL is encoded by the coding sequence ATGCATTTTTACCGATCTCTTGGTCCAATCCGTGCGATCACGTTTGATTTGGATGACACACTGTACGACAACGCGGACGTCATTCGGCGCACGGGACAAGAGTCAATCCTCTTCCTGCAACAGTACCATCCTGCACTTCATGACTTTCAGGCGGATGATTTTCAGAACTTACGCCAGACCTTGCTGGAGCGCGAGCCAGATATCTATCACGATGTCACCGAATGGCGTCGTCGTGCGGCAGAACTGGCAATGTTAGAACGTGGACTGAGTGCCGCAGAAGCTAAGGATGGCGCAAAAGCGGCAATGGAAAATTTTGCCCACTGGCGCAGTCAGATTACGATTACCGAAGAAACCCACCAGACGTTGGCGGCGTTAGCCGAGAAAGTGCCGCTGGCGGCGATCACCAATGGCAACGCGGAACCACAACGGTTTGGCCTCGATCGCTATTTTTCTTTCATCCTGCGCGCTGGCCCGCACGGTCGCGCCAAGCCGTTTGATGACATGTACCATCTGGCGGCGCAAAAACTCAACCTGCCTGTGCATGAGATCCTGCACGTGGGTGACGATCTCACGACCGATGTCGCAGGGTCGATCCGCTGCGGTATGCAGGCCTGCTGGATTAACCTGCGTGAAGGCAGCCTGACGCAGATTGGCGATGCCCGATTGCTGCCGCATATTGAAATTTCGCGGTTGGCATCGCTGTCGGCATTGTTATAA
- the xerC gene encoding tyrosine recombinase XerC, whose translation MSRQPAASESPSSSLLQTDVDAFLRYLKVERQLSPLTLTSYSRQLSAVITILSTAGMVDWHKLDASGVRAVVSRSKRDGLHSGSLALRLSALRSFLDWMVSRGVLVANPAKGVSTPRAGRPLPKNMDVDEVNRLLEIDLDDPLAVRDRTMLEVMYGAGLRLAELVGMDCKHIDLASGEVWVMGKGSKERKLPIGKTAVTWLERWLALRELFGSQDDAVFVSNQGRRISMRNVQKRFAEWGVKQGVNSHVHPHKLRHSFATHMLESSGDLRAVQELLGHANLTTTQIYTHLDFQHLASVYDAAHPRAKRGKP comes from the coding sequence ATGAGCCGACAACCCGCAGCATCAGAGTCGCCTTCCTCTTCTCTTTTACAAACAGATGTTGATGCTTTCCTGCGCTATCTGAAGGTAGAACGGCAGTTAAGTCCGTTGACACTGACCAGCTATTCGCGCCAGTTATCTGCGGTTATCACGATCCTCTCCACTGCGGGTATGGTCGATTGGCACAAGCTGGACGCTTCTGGCGTGCGCGCTGTCGTGTCCCGCAGTAAGCGCGATGGGTTGCATTCAGGAAGCCTGGCGCTACGTTTATCGGCACTGCGTAGTTTTCTTGACTGGATGGTGTCACGCGGGGTGCTGGTAGCAAACCCGGCTAAAGGGGTATCCACGCCGCGTGCCGGACGCCCATTGCCTAAGAATATGGATGTGGATGAGGTGAATCGCCTGCTGGAGATCGATCTGGATGATCCCCTTGCGGTACGCGACCGCACGATGCTGGAAGTGATGTACGGCGCAGGGCTGCGTTTGGCGGAATTGGTTGGCATGGACTGCAAGCATATCGACTTGGCAAGCGGTGAAGTCTGGGTGATGGGGAAAGGCAGCAAAGAGCGCAAATTACCGATAGGAAAAACGGCGGTAACCTGGCTGGAACGCTGGCTGGCGCTGCGCGAACTGTTTGGTTCGCAGGATGACGCCGTGTTTGTTTCCAATCAGGGGCGACGCATTTCGATGCGCAACGTGCAAAAGCGTTTTGCTGAGTGGGGCGTTAAGCAGGGCGTTAATAGCCATGTTCACCCGCATAAGCTGCGCCATTCCTTTGCGACGCACATGCTGGAATCCAGCGGTGATTTACGAGCGGTACAAGAGCTGCTTGGCCACGCTAACCTGACCACGACGCAGATTTACACCCATCTTGATTTTCAACATTTAGCCTCCGTGTACGATGCCGCGCATCCACGCGCCAAACGAGGGAAACCCTGA
- the uvrD gene encoding DNA helicase II yields the protein MDVSDLLDGLNDKQRDAVAAPRSNLLVLAGAGSGKTRVLVHRIAWLLSVENCSPYSIMAVTFTNKAAAEMRHRIDHLIGTSQGGMWIGTFHGLAHRLLRAHHMDANLPQDFQILDSDDQLRLLKRLIRALNLDEKQWPPRQAMWFINGKKDEGLRPQHIESYGNPIEQTWQRVYQAYQEACDRAGLVDFAELLLRAHELWLNKPHVLNHYRERFTNILVDEFQDTNRIQYAWIHMLAGDSAKVMIVGDDDQSIYGWRGAQVENIQLFLKDFAGAETIRLEQNYRSTSNILKAANALIAHNGGRLGKNLWTDGVEGEPISLYCAFNELDEARYVVNRIKAWQENGGALSDNAILYRSNAQSRVLEEALLQQSMPYRIYGGMRFFERQEIKDALAYLRLIANRNDDAAFERVVNTPTRGIGDRTLDVVRQTARDRQLTLWQATRALLQDKVLAGRAAASLQRFIELIDALAYETSELSLHVQTDRAIKDSGLWSMYEQEKGEKGQARVENLEELVTATRQFSYQEEDQDLMPLQAFLSHAALEAGEGQADANQDAVQLMTLHSAKGLEFPQVFIVGMEEGMFPSQMSLDEGGRLEEERRLAYVGVTRAMEKLTITYAESRRLYGKEAYHRPSRFIGELPEECVEEVRLRASVSRPVNHQRLGTPITQNDSGYKLGQRVRHAKFGEGTIVNLEGSGDHARLQVAFQGQGIKWLVAAYARLETV from the coding sequence ATGGACGTTTCTGATCTGCTCGATGGCCTCAACGACAAACAGCGTGACGCGGTAGCCGCGCCGCGCAGCAATTTATTGGTGCTGGCGGGGGCAGGCAGCGGCAAAACGCGGGTACTGGTACATCGCATTGCCTGGCTGTTGTCCGTCGAAAACTGTTCACCGTACTCCATCATGGCGGTGACGTTTACCAACAAAGCAGCGGCGGAGATGCGTCACCGTATCGACCACCTGATCGGCACCAGCCAAGGTGGTATGTGGATTGGTACTTTCCACGGGCTGGCACACCGCCTGCTGCGTGCGCACCATATGGATGCCAATCTGCCGCAGGATTTCCAAATTCTGGATAGCGACGATCAGCTGCGCCTGCTGAAACGGCTGATTCGAGCGCTGAATCTGGATGAGAAACAGTGGCCACCGCGTCAGGCGATGTGGTTCATCAACGGGAAGAAAGATGAAGGCCTGCGTCCGCAGCACATTGAAAGCTACGGTAACCCTATCGAGCAAACGTGGCAGCGTGTGTATCAGGCCTATCAGGAGGCGTGCGATCGCGCCGGGCTGGTGGATTTCGCCGAACTGCTATTGCGTGCGCACGAGCTGTGGCTGAACAAGCCGCATGTGCTGAACCACTATCGTGAGCGTTTTACCAATATTCTGGTGGACGAATTTCAGGATACCAACCGCATTCAATACGCCTGGATTCACATGCTGGCGGGTGATAGCGCCAAGGTGATGATCGTTGGGGATGACGATCAGTCAATTTACGGCTGGCGCGGGGCGCAGGTTGAAAATATTCAGCTGTTCCTGAAGGATTTTGCTGGTGCAGAAACGATCCGTTTGGAGCAGAATTATCGCTCGACCAGCAATATCCTGAAAGCGGCGAATGCCCTGATTGCCCACAACGGCGGGCGGCTTGGCAAGAATCTGTGGACGGACGGTGTCGAGGGCGAACCCATTTCGCTTTACTGCGCATTCAACGAATTGGATGAGGCGCGTTACGTCGTCAACCGGATTAAGGCCTGGCAGGAAAATGGCGGTGCACTGAGCGATAACGCCATTCTTTATCGGAGCAATGCCCAGTCGCGCGTACTGGAAGAGGCGCTGTTGCAGCAGAGTATGCCGTACCGCATCTACGGCGGAATGCGTTTCTTCGAACGGCAGGAAATTAAAGATGCGCTGGCTTATCTGCGCTTAATCGCCAATCGTAACGACGATGCGGCGTTCGAGCGTGTGGTGAATACGCCAACGCGCGGTATTGGCGATCGCACGCTGGACGTGGTGCGCCAGACGGCGCGCGATCGACAACTGACGCTGTGGCAAGCCACGCGGGCGCTATTGCAGGATAAGGTGCTGGCCGGGCGTGCGGCGGCATCGCTGCAACGCTTTATCGAATTGATCGATGCGCTGGCCTATGAAACGTCTGAACTGTCGCTGCATGTGCAAACTGATCGGGCGATTAAAGATTCTGGCCTGTGGAGCATGTATGAGCAGGAAAAAGGTGAAAAAGGGCAGGCGCGGGTAGAAAACCTGGAGGAACTGGTGACGGCCACGCGCCAGTTCAGCTATCAGGAAGAAGATCAGGATCTGATGCCGCTTCAGGCTTTCCTGTCGCATGCCGCGCTGGAAGCAGGCGAAGGTCAGGCTGACGCCAATCAGGACGCCGTGCAGCTTATGACGCTGCACTCGGCGAAAGGGCTGGAGTTCCCGCAGGTGTTTATCGTCGGCATGGAAGAAGGTATGTTCCCTAGCCAGATGTCGCTGGATGAAGGTGGACGTCTGGAAGAAGAGCGTCGTCTGGCTTATGTTGGCGTCACACGTGCGATGGAAAAGCTGACGATAACCTACGCTGAATCTCGCCGTTTATACGGCAAAGAAGCCTACCACCGACCTTCCCGGTTTATCGGCGAACTGCCGGAAGAGTGTGTTGAAGAAGTGCGGTTACGTGCCAGTGTTTCTCGTCCGGTCAACCATCAACGCCTTGGTACGCCAATCACGCAGAATGACAGCGGCTATAAGCTGGGGCAGCGGGTTCGTCATGCGAAATTCGGCGAAGGCACTATCGTGAATCTGGAAGGCAGCGGCGATCACGCCCGTCTTCAGGTGGCGTTTCAGGGGCAAGGTATTAAATGGCTGGTCGCCGCCTACGCCAGACTGGAAACGGTGTGA